One Peterkaempfera bronchialis DNA window includes the following coding sequences:
- a CDS encoding methionine synthase, which translates to MSTEHPFPELLAAATGVGSMPGTDAREAARTVVGELDALPHLPELPARGPGADMIGRGAGLLVELYTQVEPSGWRFADRPGRDTRRANSWLVEDLDALEEFTQGWTGPLKVQAVGPWTLAAAIELKHGEKALADPGACRDIAGSLAEGLRRHLADVRRRVPGAEVVVQLDEPSLPAALAGQVRTASGFQRLRAVDRQIAEEVLRGVVRAVDAPVAVHCCAPGVPLALLRRAGAAAVSLDLTLLTQRDDDAVGEAVEGGTRILAGVLPGTDAALSDPAGSVAVVRRLWRRLGFDPESLARRVVVTPSCGLAGASPAYARRVLSQSVTAARSLADTPE; encoded by the coding sequence GTGAGCACTGAGCACCCCTTCCCCGAACTGCTGGCCGCCGCGACCGGCGTCGGCTCGATGCCCGGCACCGACGCCCGGGAGGCCGCCCGGACCGTCGTCGGCGAGCTTGACGCCCTGCCGCACCTCCCGGAGCTGCCCGCGCGGGGGCCCGGCGCGGACATGATCGGGCGCGGTGCCGGGCTGCTGGTGGAGCTGTATACGCAGGTGGAGCCGTCGGGGTGGCGGTTCGCCGACCGGCCCGGGCGGGACACCCGGCGGGCGAACTCCTGGCTGGTCGAGGACCTGGACGCGCTGGAGGAGTTCACCCAGGGCTGGACGGGCCCGCTGAAGGTGCAGGCCGTCGGGCCGTGGACGCTGGCCGCCGCGATCGAGCTGAAGCACGGCGAGAAGGCCCTCGCCGACCCGGGCGCCTGCCGGGACATCGCCGGGTCGCTGGCCGAGGGGCTGCGCAGGCACCTCGCGGACGTACGGCGGCGGGTGCCCGGCGCCGAGGTGGTGGTGCAGCTGGACGAGCCCTCGCTGCCCGCCGCGCTGGCCGGGCAGGTCCGTACGGCCAGCGGCTTCCAGCGGCTGCGGGCGGTGGACCGGCAGATCGCCGAGGAGGTGCTGCGCGGGGTGGTCCGGGCGGTGGACGCACCGGTCGCGGTGCACTGCTGCGCGCCGGGGGTGCCGCTGGCGCTGCTGCGGCGGGCCGGTGCGGCGGCGGTCTCGCTGGACCTGACCCTGCTGACCCAGCGTGACGACGATGCGGTGGGGGAGGCGGTGGAGGGCGGCACGCGCATCCTGGCCGGGGTTCTCCCCGGCACCGACGCCGCGTTGTCGGACCCTGCCGGTAGTGTCGCTGTTGTCAGGAGGTTGTGGCGCAGGCTGGGGTTCGACCCCGAGTCGCTGGCCCGCCGAGTCGTGGTGACGCCGAGCTGCGGGCTGGCGGGGGCATCCCCGGCCTACGCCCGCCGTGTGCTGTCACAGAGCGTCACGGCGGCCAGGAGCCTGGCGGACACGCCGGAGTAG
- a CDS encoding ABC transporter ATP-binding protein, which yields MTDSESAAKPETPAPAPASDREPLLKVTGLTKHFPIQKGLLRRQVGAVQAVDGVDFTVAPGETLGVVGESGCGKSTTGRLVTRLMEPTAGTIEFEGRDITHLSTGKMRPLRRDIQMIFQDPYSSLNPRHTIGTIVGAPFRLQKVQTEGGVKRAVQELLELCGLSPEHYNRYPHEFSGGQRQRIGIARALALKPKMIVADEPVSALDVSIQAQVVNLLDDLQAELGLTYLIIAHDLSVVRHVSDRVAVMYLGKVVELADRDALYSRPMHPYTTALMSAVPVPDPKRKAKRERILLTGDVPSPINPPSGCRFRTRCWKAQEKCATEEPPLTALLTGHQVACHFPENAPGSEGREETAAVAG from the coding sequence ATGACGGACAGCGAGAGCGCGGCCAAGCCGGAGACCCCGGCCCCGGCCCCGGCGTCCGACCGAGAGCCGCTGCTCAAGGTGACCGGACTGACCAAGCACTTCCCCATCCAGAAGGGGCTGCTGCGCCGTCAGGTCGGTGCCGTGCAGGCGGTGGACGGAGTCGACTTCACGGTGGCGCCCGGTGAGACCCTGGGCGTGGTCGGTGAGTCAGGCTGCGGCAAGTCGACCACCGGGCGGCTGGTCACCCGGCTGATGGAGCCGACCGCCGGGACGATCGAGTTCGAGGGCAGGGACATCACCCACCTGTCCACCGGGAAGATGCGGCCGCTGCGCCGCGACATCCAGATGATCTTCCAGGACCCCTACTCGTCGCTCAACCCCCGGCACACCATCGGCACCATCGTCGGTGCTCCGTTCCGGTTGCAGAAGGTGCAGACCGAGGGCGGCGTGAAGCGGGCCGTGCAGGAGCTGCTGGAGCTCTGCGGCCTCAGCCCGGAGCACTACAACCGCTATCCGCACGAGTTCTCCGGCGGCCAGCGGCAGCGCATCGGGATCGCCCGGGCGCTGGCGCTCAAGCCGAAGATGATCGTGGCGGACGAGCCGGTCTCGGCGCTGGACGTCTCCATCCAGGCGCAGGTGGTCAACCTGCTGGACGACCTCCAGGCCGAGCTGGGCCTGACCTACCTGATCATCGCCCATGACCTCTCGGTGGTCCGGCACGTCTCCGACCGGGTCGCCGTGATGTACCTGGGCAAGGTCGTGGAGCTGGCGGACCGGGACGCGCTCTACTCCCGCCCGATGCACCCGTACACCACCGCGCTGATGTCGGCGGTGCCGGTGCCGGACCCCAAGCGCAAGGCCAAGCGGGAGCGCATCCTGCTGACCGGCGACGTGCCGTCGCCGATCAACCCGCCGAGCGGCTGCCGGTTCCGCACCCGCTGCTGGAAGGCCCAGGAGAAGTGCGCCACCGAGGAGCCGCCGCTGACGGCGCTGCTCACCGGCCACCAGGTTGCCTGCCACTTCCCGGAGAACGCCCCGGGGAGCGAGGGCAGGGAGGAGACGGCCGCAGTCGCCGGATGA
- a CDS encoding IclR family transcriptional regulator: MSQSVDRALTVLASLADGPTSLDQAAKRLGVHKSTAMRLLHTLEEHGFAHRQDDHRYRLGGRLFSLAQSALEGFDVRRVASPYLVALNERYGHTVHLAVLEDGEVIHVDKVESRYPVPPHCWLGGASRIGRPAAPTAAASAKVLLADLPEEQRRERVAALDFPAHTSRSIRSPEEYLAELDAVREQGWARDLGEVDETVNAVAVPIRGVGDRAIAACSISAPAAPPAGPDGLPPVLADLLPELLCTAEAISLAYGGRPTLRWCESRCGARPGARASRT, encoded by the coding sequence ATGTCGCAGTCCGTGGACCGGGCGCTGACCGTACTGGCCTCGCTGGCCGACGGCCCGACCTCGCTGGACCAGGCCGCCAAGCGCCTGGGCGTGCACAAGTCGACCGCCATGCGGCTGCTGCACACCCTGGAGGAGCACGGCTTCGCGCACCGCCAGGACGACCACCGCTACCGGCTGGGCGGCCGGCTCTTCTCGCTGGCCCAGTCGGCGCTGGAGGGGTTCGACGTCCGCCGGGTGGCCTCGCCGTACCTGGTGGCCCTCAATGAGCGCTACGGCCACACGGTCCATCTCGCGGTGCTGGAGGACGGCGAGGTGATCCATGTGGACAAGGTGGAGAGCCGCTATCCCGTGCCGCCGCACTGCTGGCTCGGCGGCGCCTCGCGGATCGGCCGCCCGGCCGCGCCCACCGCCGCCGCCTCGGCCAAGGTGCTCCTTGCCGACCTGCCCGAGGAGCAGCGCCGCGAGCGGGTGGCCGCGCTGGACTTCCCGGCCCACACCAGCCGCTCCATCCGCTCCCCGGAGGAGTACCTGGCGGAGCTGGACGCGGTGCGGGAGCAGGGCTGGGCCCGGGACCTCGGCGAGGTGGACGAGACGGTGAACGCGGTGGCGGTGCCGATCCGGGGGGTCGGCGACCGGGCCATCGCGGCCTGCTCGATCTCCGCCCCGGCCGCGCCCCCGGCGGGCCCCGACGGGCTGCCGCCGGTCCTGGCCGACCTGCTGCCGGAGCTGCTCTGCACCGCCGAGGCGATCTCCCTGGCGTACGGCGGGCGGCCTACTCTTCGCTGGTGCGAGAGCCGATGCGGTGCCAGGCCCGGGGCGCGCGCCAGCCGTACCTGA
- the mnmA gene encoding tRNA 2-thiouridine(34) synthase MnmA: MSDFPATPAAASGRPLRVLAAMSGGVDSAVAAARAAEAGHEVTGVHLALSANPQSFRTGARGCCTLEDSRDARRAADVIGIPFYVWDMAERFREDVVDDFVAEYAAGRTPNPCLRCNEKIKFAALLDKALALGFDAVCTGHYARIADGPGGRELHRAVDAAKDQSYVLGVLDADQLAHALFPLGDTPKESIREEAERRGLAVARKPDSHDICFIADGDTQGFLAQRLGTATGDIVDLDGTKVGEHEGAYGFTIGQRKGLRLGRPAADGKPRYVLDISPVDNRVTVGPADALEVVALTAVKPRWCGPAPAGPGEYTAQLRAHGGEVRVTAEPAGGELRVRLAEPARGIAPGQAVVLYQGTRVVGSATIAATERRSTAPA; the protein is encoded by the coding sequence ATGAGTGACTTCCCTGCGACCCCTGCCGCCGCGAGCGGACGCCCGCTGCGTGTCCTGGCGGCGATGTCCGGCGGGGTGGACTCCGCCGTCGCCGCCGCCCGGGCGGCCGAGGCCGGCCATGAGGTGACCGGCGTCCACCTGGCGCTCTCCGCCAACCCGCAGTCGTTCCGTACCGGCGCCCGGGGCTGCTGCACCCTGGAGGACTCCCGGGACGCGCGGCGGGCCGCCGACGTCATCGGCATCCCCTTCTATGTGTGGGACATGGCCGAGCGGTTCCGGGAGGACGTGGTCGACGACTTCGTCGCCGAGTACGCGGCGGGCCGCACCCCCAACCCCTGCCTGCGCTGCAATGAGAAGATCAAGTTCGCGGCGCTGCTCGACAAGGCGCTGGCGCTCGGCTTCGACGCGGTCTGCACCGGCCACTACGCGCGGATCGCGGACGGCCCCGGCGGGCGCGAGCTGCACCGCGCCGTGGACGCCGCCAAGGACCAGTCGTATGTGCTGGGCGTACTCGACGCCGACCAGCTGGCGCATGCGCTCTTCCCGCTCGGCGACACCCCCAAGGAGTCGATCCGCGAGGAGGCCGAGCGCCGGGGCCTGGCGGTCGCCCGCAAGCCCGACAGCCACGACATCTGCTTTATCGCGGACGGCGACACCCAGGGCTTCCTGGCCCAGCGGCTGGGCACCGCCACCGGTGACATCGTGGACCTGGACGGCACCAAGGTCGGCGAGCACGAGGGCGCGTACGGGTTCACCATCGGCCAGCGCAAGGGCCTGCGGCTGGGCCGCCCTGCGGCCGACGGCAAGCCCCGCTATGTGCTGGACATCTCCCCGGTGGACAACCGGGTCACGGTGGGTCCGGCGGACGCGCTGGAGGTGGTGGCGCTCACCGCCGTCAAGCCGCGCTGGTGCGGCCCGGCCCCGGCGGGCCCCGGCGAGTACACCGCCCAGCTGCGGGCGCACGGCGGCGAGGTCCGGGTCACCGCCGAACCGGCCGGCGGCGAGCTGCGGGTACGCCTCGCCGAACCGGCCCGGGGGATCGCGCCCGGTCAGGCGGTGGTGCTCTACCAGGGCACCCGGGTGGTCGGCTCGGCCACCATCGCCGCCACCGAGCGGCGCAGCACCGCGCCCGCCTGA
- the ligA gene encoding NAD-dependent DNA ligase LigA: MAGDGKVVDLAEVPADVRERHSTLAQEIEDHRFRYYVKDAPVVSDAEFDTLMRELEGLEERYPVLRTPDSPTQKVGGAYSNEFAEVEHLERMLSLDNAMNDEELDAWAERIARELDGIPYHFLCELKVDGLAVNLTYENGRLVRAATRGDGRTGEDITANVRTIAEIPDMLRTDGGHPAPELVEIRGEIYLPTEKFTELNAALAAENERRKAENEQRTAEGRRPLAMVRLFANPRNAAAGSLRQKDPQVTAGRPLHMVVHGIGARRGLDLDCQSHAYDLLHAWGLPTARHNKVVGSLAEVKEFIAYFGDNRHSVEHEIDGVVVKVDEIALQGRLGATSKSPRWAIAWKYPPEEVTAKLASIRIGIGRTGRATPYAVLAEPVKVAGSMVQYATLHNQEVVKAKGVLIGDTVVLRKAGDVIPEILGPVEDLRDGTEQEFTMPRECHECGTELRPMSEGDIDLRCPNARHCPAQIRERIAYLGGREALDIEGLGYVAATALTQPLEPADPPLADEAGIFDLKMEQLLPIRVLVRDPKSGLPKLDDRTGKEKVVSFFATTKGEPKKTAQLLLDNLEAAKQRPLWRFVNGLSIRHVGPVAAQALAREFRSLERIGEAGEEELAATEGVGPTIAAAITQWFAEDWHREIVRRWEAAGVRLEEEAVADEGPRPLEGLTVVVTGTLASHTRDGAKEALVSRGAKVTGSVSKKTAFVVVGENPGSKYDKAVQLGVPVLDDDGFAVLLEQGPDAARALLGLPTAEED; encoded by the coding sequence GTGGCCGGTGACGGCAAGGTCGTGGACCTGGCGGAGGTGCCGGCGGACGTCCGGGAGCGGCACTCCACGCTGGCGCAGGAGATCGAGGACCACCGCTTCCGCTACTACGTCAAGGACGCGCCCGTCGTCAGCGATGCCGAGTTCGACACGCTGATGCGGGAGTTGGAGGGGCTGGAGGAGCGCTATCCGGTGCTCCGCACCCCCGACTCGCCCACCCAGAAGGTCGGCGGCGCCTACTCCAACGAGTTCGCCGAGGTCGAGCATCTGGAGCGGATGCTCAGCCTGGACAACGCGATGAACGACGAGGAGCTGGACGCCTGGGCCGAGCGGATCGCCCGGGAGCTGGACGGCATCCCGTACCACTTCCTCTGCGAGCTCAAGGTGGACGGCCTGGCGGTCAACCTCACCTATGAGAACGGGCGGCTGGTCCGCGCCGCCACCCGGGGCGACGGCCGCACCGGTGAGGACATCACCGCCAATGTCCGCACCATCGCCGAGATCCCCGACATGCTGCGGACCGACGGCGGGCACCCCGCTCCGGAGCTGGTGGAGATCCGCGGCGAGATCTATCTGCCGACCGAGAAGTTCACCGAGCTGAACGCCGCGCTGGCCGCCGAGAACGAGCGCCGCAAGGCGGAGAACGAGCAGCGCACCGCCGAGGGCAGGCGACCGCTGGCGATGGTCCGGCTCTTCGCCAACCCGCGCAATGCCGCCGCCGGGTCGCTGCGCCAGAAGGACCCGCAGGTCACCGCGGGCCGCCCGCTGCACATGGTGGTGCACGGCATCGGCGCCCGCCGGGGGCTCGACCTGGACTGCCAGTCGCACGCCTATGACCTGCTGCACGCCTGGGGGCTGCCGACCGCCCGGCACAACAAGGTGGTCGGCTCGCTGGCCGAGGTCAAGGAGTTCATCGCGTACTTCGGCGACAACCGGCACTCCGTCGAGCACGAGATCGACGGCGTGGTGGTCAAGGTGGACGAGATCGCCCTCCAGGGCCGCCTGGGCGCCACCTCCAAGTCCCCGCGCTGGGCCATCGCCTGGAAGTACCCGCCGGAGGAGGTCACCGCCAAGCTGGCCTCCATCCGGATCGGCATCGGCCGCACCGGCCGGGCCACGCCGTATGCGGTGCTGGCCGAGCCGGTGAAGGTGGCCGGCTCCATGGTGCAGTACGCCACCCTGCACAACCAGGAGGTGGTCAAGGCCAAGGGCGTACTCATCGGGGACACCGTGGTGCTCCGCAAGGCGGGGGACGTCATCCCGGAGATCCTGGGCCCGGTCGAGGACCTGCGGGACGGCACCGAGCAGGAGTTCACGATGCCCCGGGAGTGCCATGAGTGCGGCACCGAGCTGCGGCCCATGTCCGAGGGCGACATCGACCTGCGCTGCCCCAACGCCCGGCACTGCCCGGCCCAGATCCGGGAGCGGATCGCCTACCTCGGCGGCCGTGAGGCGCTGGACATCGAGGGGCTGGGCTATGTCGCCGCCACCGCCCTCACCCAGCCGCTGGAACCGGCCGACCCCCCGCTGGCCGACGAGGCGGGCATCTTCGACCTGAAGATGGAGCAGCTGCTGCCCATCCGGGTGCTGGTCCGCGACCCCAAGTCGGGCCTGCCCAAGCTGGACGACCGCACCGGCAAGGAGAAGGTGGTCTCCTTCTTCGCCACCACCAAGGGCGAGCCCAAGAAGACCGCCCAGCTGCTGCTGGACAATCTGGAGGCCGCAAAGCAGCGACCGCTCTGGCGGTTCGTCAACGGGCTGTCCATCCGCCATGTCGGCCCGGTCGCCGCGCAGGCGCTGGCCCGGGAGTTCCGCAGCCTGGAGCGGATCGGCGAGGCCGGCGAGGAGGAGTTGGCCGCCACCGAGGGCGTGGGGCCGACCATCGCGGCGGCGATCACCCAGTGGTTCGCCGAGGACTGGCACCGCGAGATCGTCCGGCGCTGGGAGGCCGCCGGCGTCCGGCTGGAGGAGGAGGCGGTCGCCGACGAGGGGCCGCGCCCGCTGGAGGGCCTGACCGTGGTCGTCACCGGCACCCTCGCCTCGCACACCCGGGACGGGGCCAAGGAGGCCCTGGTCTCCCGGGGCGCCAAGGTCACCGGGTCGGTCTCCAAGAAGACCGCCTTTGTGGTGGTCGGCGAGAACCCCGGCTCCAAGTACGACAAGGCCGTGCAACTGGGCGTGCCGGTGCTGGACGACGACGGCTTCGCCGTCCTGCTGGAGCAGGGGCCGGACGCCGCCCGCGCCCTGCTGGGGCTGCCCACCGCCGAGGAGGACTGA
- a CDS encoding trimeric intracellular cation channel family protein, which translates to MTSQLFSHDVQHTLDIAGIFVFALSGGLLAVRKNLDIFGIAMLAEATGLGGGVLRDLIIGAVPPAAFTDIGYFITPLAAAVVVFFLHPEVERINWTVQSLDALGLGLFAVTGTAKAHDYGLGAVASVALGVATAVGGGVIRDVLANEVPSLLRWDREIYAVPALAAAILVAVLIAAHALGPVTGTGAALVAFALRMLALRYGWRAPRAWHRIGSRTSEE; encoded by the coding sequence GTGACCTCGCAGCTCTTCAGCCATGACGTCCAGCACACCCTGGACATCGCAGGCATCTTCGTCTTCGCACTCTCCGGCGGCCTGCTGGCGGTGCGCAAGAACCTCGACATCTTCGGCATCGCCATGCTCGCGGAGGCCACCGGCCTGGGCGGCGGCGTGCTGCGGGACCTGATCATCGGCGCGGTGCCGCCGGCCGCCTTCACCGACATCGGCTACTTCATCACCCCGCTGGCCGCCGCCGTCGTGGTCTTCTTCCTCCACCCCGAGGTGGAGCGGATCAACTGGACCGTGCAGTCCCTGGACGCCCTCGGCCTGGGCCTCTTCGCCGTCACCGGCACCGCCAAGGCGCATGACTACGGGCTGGGCGCGGTCGCCTCGGTGGCGCTGGGGGTGGCCACCGCCGTGGGCGGCGGCGTGATCCGCGACGTGCTGGCCAACGAGGTGCCCTCGCTGCTGCGCTGGGACCGGGAGATCTACGCGGTGCCCGCCCTGGCGGCGGCCATCCTGGTGGCGGTGCTGATCGCCGCCCATGCGCTGGGCCCGGTCACCGGCACCGGCGCCGCCCTGGTCGCCTTCGCACTGCGGATGCTGGCGCTCAGGTACGGCTGGCGCGCGCCCCGGGCCTGGCACCGCATCGGCTCTCGCACCAGCGAAGAGTAG
- a CDS encoding SDR family oxidoreductase, which yields MGTHLITGAGSGIGAAVARRLAGRGEQLWLLARDARRAKELRERFPGSRTLVGDLAEPERLSWAFGQQELPVELDSLLQVAGVVELGTVGELSAKVWQHTLAVNTVAPAELTRLLLPSLRQARGQVVFVNSGAGLRADAHWGAYAASKFALRALADALRAEEHAHGVRVTSVHPGRTATPMQEKVHAQEGKEYRPDAWIDPESVATTVLTALDLPRDAEITDLSVRPGH from the coding sequence ATGGGTACGCATCTGATCACGGGGGCAGGGTCCGGCATCGGCGCGGCGGTCGCGCGGCGGCTGGCCGGGCGCGGCGAGCAGCTCTGGCTGCTGGCCCGGGACGCCCGGCGGGCCAAGGAGCTGCGCGAGCGGTTCCCCGGCAGCCGTACGCTGGTCGGCGACCTGGCCGAGCCGGAGCGGCTCTCCTGGGCGTTCGGCCAGCAGGAGCTGCCGGTGGAGCTGGACTCGCTGCTCCAGGTGGCCGGGGTGGTCGAGCTGGGCACGGTGGGGGAGCTGTCCGCCAAGGTCTGGCAGCACACCCTGGCCGTCAACACGGTCGCCCCGGCGGAGCTCACCCGGCTGCTGCTGCCCTCCCTGCGGCAGGCCCGGGGCCAGGTCGTCTTCGTCAACTCGGGCGCCGGGCTGCGGGCCGACGCCCACTGGGGCGCGTACGCGGCCAGCAAGTTCGCCCTGCGGGCGCTGGCCGACGCGCTGCGGGCCGAGGAGCACGCCCACGGGGTGCGGGTCACCAGTGTCCACCCGGGCCGCACCGCCACCCCGATGCAGGAGAAGGTGCACGCCCAGGAGGGCAAGGAGTACCGGCCCGACGCCTGGATCGACCCCGAGTCGGTGGCCACCACCGTCCTCACCGCCCTCGACCTGCCCCGCGACGCCGAGATCACCGACCTGTCGGTCCGCCCGGGCCACTGA
- a CDS encoding LOG family protein — protein sequence MDITVFCSAAALDDRYTAPAKEFAALLGKRGHTLVWGGSDAGLMGVLADGVKEAGGRLVGISVELLAHKTYRGADELVMARDLPERKAALLARGDAIVVLVGGLGTLDELTEVLELKKHGLHTKPVVVLDSAGFFAGLRSQLVRMAAEGFLPRPLDELVFFAEDADSALAYLEAAGEASAA from the coding sequence ATGGATATCACCGTCTTCTGCTCCGCAGCCGCCCTCGACGACCGCTACACCGCCCCGGCGAAGGAGTTCGCCGCCCTGCTCGGGAAACGCGGCCACACCCTGGTCTGGGGAGGCTCGGACGCCGGGCTGATGGGCGTGCTCGCCGACGGCGTCAAGGAGGCCGGCGGCCGGCTGGTGGGGATCTCGGTCGAGCTGCTGGCCCACAAGACCTACCGGGGCGCCGACGAACTGGTGATGGCCCGCGACCTGCCCGAGCGCAAGGCCGCACTGCTGGCCCGGGGCGACGCCATCGTGGTGCTGGTCGGCGGCCTGGGCACGCTGGACGAGCTGACCGAGGTGCTGGAGCTCAAGAAGCACGGCCTGCACACCAAGCCGGTGGTGGTGCTGGACAGCGCGGGCTTCTTCGCCGGGCTGCGCAGTCAGCTGGTCCGGATGGCGGCCGAGGGGTTCCTGCCCCGGCCGCTGGACGAGCTGGTCTTCTTCGCCGAGGACGCCGACTCCGCGCTGGCCTACCTGGAGGCCGCAGGCGAGGCGTCGGCCGCCTGA
- a CDS encoding cysteine desulfurase family protein → MPYLDHAATTPMLPEAISAMTAHLGSTGNASSLHAAGRRARRVVEESREALARALGARPSEVVLTGGGTESDNLAVKGLYWARRDADPARTRVLCSPVEHHAVLDTVQWLGDHEGARVEYLPVDPVGRVHPDALRAAIEGGAGPESVALVTVMWANNEVGTVQPVAELAAVAHEYGIPVHSDAVQALGQVPVSFAESGLDAMTVTGHKVGGPYGVGALVLARSFTPVPLLHGGGQERDVRSGTLDVPAAAGFATAARIAVERQAEHAKAVAALRDELVAVVLAAVPDAVLNGDPDPDGRLPANAHFSFPGCEGDALLMLLDARGIECSTGSACSAGVPQPSHVLLATGAAPDLARASLRFSLGHTSTPDDVAALAEAIGPVVQRARNAGLASARR, encoded by the coding sequence ATGCCCTATCTCGACCATGCGGCGACCACTCCGATGCTCCCCGAGGCGATCAGCGCCATGACCGCGCACCTCGGCAGCACCGGCAACGCGTCGTCCCTGCACGCGGCGGGACGACGCGCCAGGCGCGTCGTCGAGGAGTCCCGGGAGGCGCTGGCGCGCGCGCTCGGTGCCAGACCCAGCGAGGTGGTCCTCACCGGAGGCGGCACCGAGTCCGACAACCTGGCGGTCAAGGGCCTCTACTGGGCGCGGCGCGACGCCGACCCGGCCCGCACCCGGGTGCTGTGCAGCCCGGTGGAGCACCACGCGGTGCTGGACACCGTGCAGTGGCTCGGCGACCACGAGGGCGCGCGGGTCGAGTACCTGCCGGTGGACCCGGTCGGCCGGGTGCACCCCGACGCGCTGCGCGCCGCCATCGAGGGCGGCGCCGGCCCGGAGTCGGTGGCGCTGGTCACCGTGATGTGGGCCAACAACGAGGTCGGCACCGTGCAGCCGGTCGCCGAACTCGCGGCGGTGGCGCATGAGTACGGCATCCCGGTGCACTCCGACGCGGTGCAGGCGCTGGGTCAGGTGCCGGTCTCCTTCGCCGAGTCCGGGCTGGACGCGATGACCGTCACCGGGCACAAGGTCGGCGGCCCGTACGGGGTCGGCGCCCTGGTGCTCGCCCGCTCCTTCACCCCCGTCCCGCTGCTGCACGGCGGCGGCCAGGAGCGGGACGTCCGCTCCGGCACCCTGGATGTGCCCGCCGCCGCCGGGTTCGCCACCGCCGCCCGGATCGCCGTGGAGCGGCAGGCCGAGCACGCCAAGGCCGTCGCCGCCCTGCGGGACGAGCTGGTCGCGGTGGTGCTGGCGGCCGTCCCCGACGCGGTGCTCAACGGCGATCCGGACCCGGACGGGCGGCTCCCGGCCAATGCGCACTTCTCCTTCCCCGGCTGCGAGGGCGACGCGCTGCTGATGCTGCTGGACGCCCGCGGCATCGAGTGCTCCACCGGCTCCGCCTGCTCGGCGGGGGTGCCCCAGCCCAGCCATGTCCTGCTGGCGACCGGCGCCGCCCCCGACCTGGCCCGCGCCTCGCTGCGCTTCTCGCTCGGCCATACCAGCACCCCGGACGATGTGGCGGCGCTGGCGGAGGCCATCGGGCCGGTGGTGCAGCGGGCCCGTAACGCCGGGCTCGCCTCGGCACGCCGCTGA